Proteins from one Pseudomonas grandcourensis genomic window:
- a CDS encoding rRNA pseudouridine synthase yields the protein MTDPIRLSKRLIELVGCSRREAELFIEGGWVTVDGVVIDEPQFKVDTQKVELDPEAKATAPEPVTLLLNVPAGMDADTAMATLGAETLSEEHRYGKRPLRGHFLRLTASTDLQANASGLLVFTQDWKILRKLTADSSKIEQEYVVEVEGEMVAHGLNRLNHGLTYKGKELPAVKASWQNENRLRFAMKNPQPGIIALLCQAVGLKVIAIRRIRIGGVSIGKVPVGQWRYLSGKEKF from the coding sequence ATGACTGACCCGATTCGTCTCTCCAAACGCCTCATCGAACTCGTCGGCTGTTCCCGTCGGGAGGCTGAGCTGTTCATCGAGGGCGGCTGGGTCACCGTCGACGGTGTGGTCATCGACGAGCCGCAATTCAAGGTCGACACCCAGAAAGTCGAGCTTGATCCCGAAGCCAAGGCCACCGCGCCGGAACCGGTGACCCTGCTGCTCAACGTGCCCGCCGGCATGGATGCAGACACCGCCATGGCCACCCTCGGCGCCGAGACCCTGAGCGAAGAGCACCGCTACGGCAAGCGCCCGTTGCGCGGGCACTTCCTGCGCCTGACCGCCAGCACCGACCTGCAGGCCAACGCCAGCGGTCTGCTGGTGTTCACCCAGGACTGGAAAATCCTGCGCAAACTCACCGCCGACTCCAGCAAGATCGAGCAAGAGTATGTGGTCGAGGTTGAAGGCGAGATGGTGGCCCACGGCCTGAACCGCCTGAATCACGGCCTGACCTACAAGGGCAAAGAGTTGCCGGCGGTCAAGGCCAGCTGGCAGAACGAGAACCGCCTGCGCTTTGCCATGAAGAACCCGCAGCCGGGCATCATCGCCCTGCTTTGCCAGGCGGTCGGCCTCAAGGTCATCGCCATCCGTCGCATCCGCATCGGCGGCGTGTCCATCGGCAAAGTGCCGGTGGGGCAATGGCGCTACCTGTCCGGCAAAGAGAAGTTCTAA
- a CDS encoding GNAT family N-acetyltransferase, whose translation MRQHSVIHTPKLGDYEELTRVWEASVRATHDFLPDSYIELLKNLVLTRYLDSVMLICTKDSSQRITGFAGVAAGKIEMLFIDPDHRGQGLGKKLLRYALEHLNACELDVNEQNPQALGFYFKQGFEVIGRSEVDGMGQPYPLLHMRMRQDEKLTRNG comes from the coding sequence ATGCGTCAGCATTCGGTCATCCACACGCCGAAACTCGGCGACTACGAAGAATTGACCCGGGTCTGGGAGGCCTCGGTCCGCGCCACCCATGATTTTCTGCCGGACAGCTACATCGAACTGCTGAAGAACCTGGTGCTGACCCGCTACCTCGACTCGGTGATGCTGATCTGCACCAAGGATTCGAGCCAGCGCATCACCGGGTTCGCCGGCGTTGCGGCCGGCAAGATCGAAATGCTCTTCATCGACCCGGACCATCGCGGCCAGGGCCTGGGCAAGAAATTGCTGCGCTATGCCCTGGAACACCTGAACGCCTGCGAACTGGACGTCAACGAACAGAACCCGCAAGCCCTCGGCTTTTACTTCAAGCAGGGCTTCGAGGTCATCGGTCGCTCGGAGGTCGATGGCATGGGGCAGCCGTATCCGTTGTTGCACATGCGGATGCGTCAGGATGAAAAACTCACGCGCAATGGCTGA
- the rimO gene encoding 30S ribosomal protein S12 methylthiotransferase RimO, with amino-acid sequence MSTTPAPANPKVGFVSLGCPKALVDSERILTQLRMEGYDVVSTYQDADVVVVNTCGFIDSAKAESLEVIGEAIKENGKVIVTGCMGVEEGNIRNVHPSVLAVTGPQQYEQVINAVHEVVPPRQDHNPLIDLVPPQGIKLTPRHYAYLKISEGCNHSCSFCIIPSMRGKLVSRPVGDVLDEAQRLVKSGVKELLVISQDTSAYGVDVKYRTGFWNGAPVKTRMTELCEALSTLGVWVRLHYVYPYPHVDELIPLMAAGKILPYLDIPFQHASPKVLKSMKRPAFEDKTLARIKNWREICPDLIIRSTFIVGFPGETEEDFQYLLNWLTEAQLDRVGCFQYSPVEGAPANDLDLEVVPDDVKQDRWERFMAHQQAISSARLQMRIGREIEVLVDEVDEQGAVGRCFFDAPEIDGNVFIDNGSNLKPGDKVWCKVTDADEYDLWAEQI; translated from the coding sequence ATGTCCACCACTCCTGCGCCGGCCAATCCAAAGGTTGGCTTCGTATCCCTGGGTTGCCCCAAAGCACTGGTCGACTCCGAGCGCATCCTTACCCAGCTGCGCATGGAAGGCTATGACGTGGTGTCCACCTACCAGGACGCCGACGTCGTGGTAGTCAACACGTGCGGCTTCATCGATTCGGCCAAGGCCGAGTCCCTGGAAGTGATCGGCGAAGCCATCAAGGAAAACGGCAAGGTCATCGTGACCGGCTGCATGGGCGTCGAAGAAGGCAACATTCGCAACGTACACCCGAGCGTGCTGGCCGTGACCGGTCCGCAGCAGTACGAGCAAGTGATCAACGCCGTGCACGAAGTCGTGCCGCCACGCCAGGACCACAACCCTCTGATCGACCTGGTGCCGCCGCAAGGCATCAAGCTGACCCCGCGCCACTACGCCTACCTGAAGATTTCCGAAGGCTGCAACCACAGCTGCAGCTTCTGCATCATCCCGTCGATGCGCGGCAAACTGGTCAGCCGTCCGGTGGGCGATGTGCTCGACGAAGCCCAGCGCCTGGTCAAGTCCGGCGTCAAAGAGCTGCTGGTGATCTCCCAGGACACCAGCGCCTACGGCGTCGACGTGAAGTACCGCACCGGTTTCTGGAACGGCGCGCCGGTGAAAACCCGCATGACCGAACTCTGCGAAGCCCTGAGCACTCTCGGTGTCTGGGTTCGCCTGCACTACGTTTACCCGTACCCACACGTTGACGAACTGATCCCGTTGATGGCCGCCGGCAAGATCCTGCCGTACCTGGACATCCCGTTCCAGCACGCCAGTCCGAAAGTGCTGAAGTCGATGAAACGCCCGGCCTTCGAAGACAAGACCCTGGCGCGGATCAAGAACTGGCGCGAAATCTGCCCAGACCTGATCATCCGTTCGACCTTCATCGTCGGCTTCCCGGGCGAGACCGAAGAAGACTTCCAGTACCTGCTGAACTGGCTGACCGAAGCACAGCTCGACCGCGTCGGCTGCTTCCAGTACTCGCCGGTAGAAGGCGCACCGGCCAATGACCTGGACCTGGAAGTCGTCCCGGACGACGTCAAGCAGGACCGTTGGGAGCGCTTCATGGCGCACCAGCAAGCCATCAGCTCGGCGCGCCTGCAAATGCGCATCGGCCGTGAAATCGAAGTGCTGGTCGATGAAGTCGACGAGCAAGGCGCGGTCGGCCGCTGCTTCTTCGATGCCCCGGAAATCGACGGCAACGTATTCATCGACAACGGCAGCAACCTGAAGCCGGGCGACAAGGTCTGGTGCAAAGTGACCGACGCCGACGAATACGATCTGTGGGCTGAACAGATCTAA
- a CDS encoding potassium transporter Kup translates to MGQASSQAAGAEHSAVKPIGMLVAAVGVVYGDIGTSPLYTLKEVFSGGYGVPVNHDGVLGILALIFWSLIWVVSIKYMMFVLRADNQGEGGIMALTALARRAAAGHAKLRTLLVVCGLIGAALFYGDSMITPAISVLSAIEGLGLAFEGIDHWVVPLSLVVLVALFLIQSHGTARIGILFGPIMVTWFLVLGALGVYGISQHPEVLEAMNPVWGVRFFMSHPGMGVTILGAVVLALTGAEALYADMGHFGRKPIARAWFILVLPALVLNYFGQGALLLGDPEAARNPFYLLAPSWALIPLVGLSTLATVIASQAVISGAFSLTRQAIQLGYIPRMHIRHTSSAEQGQIYIGAVNWALMVGVILLVIGFESSGALASAYGVAVTGTMLMTTILVAAVILLLWKWPPLLAVPVLLGFLLVDGLYFAANVPKIVQGGAFPVIAGIVLFVLMTTWKRGKQLLVERIDEGGLPLPIFISSIAVQPPHRVQGTAVFLTARADAVPHALLHNLLHNQVLHEQVVLLTVVYEDIPRVPPQRRFEVDSYGEGFFRVILHFGFTDEPDVPQALKLCHLDELDFSPMRTTYFLSRETVIASKLEGMARWREGLFAFMLQNANGNLRFFNLPLNRVIELGTQVEM, encoded by the coding sequence ATGGGTCAGGCAAGTAGTCAGGCTGCAGGTGCCGAGCATTCGGCGGTCAAGCCGATCGGCATGCTGGTCGCGGCAGTCGGGGTGGTTTATGGCGATATCGGCACCAGTCCGTTGTACACCCTCAAGGAAGTGTTTTCCGGAGGCTATGGCGTGCCGGTCAACCATGACGGGGTGCTGGGGATTCTGGCACTCATTTTCTGGTCGCTGATCTGGGTCGTGTCGATCAAGTACATGATGTTTGTACTGCGCGCCGACAACCAGGGCGAAGGCGGGATCATGGCCTTGACCGCACTGGCCCGGCGGGCGGCGGCGGGGCATGCCAAATTGCGCACGCTGCTGGTGGTCTGCGGACTGATCGGCGCAGCGTTGTTCTATGGCGACAGCATGATCACCCCGGCGATCTCCGTACTGTCGGCGATTGAAGGCCTGGGGCTGGCATTCGAAGGCATCGACCATTGGGTGGTGCCATTGTCGCTGGTGGTGCTGGTCGCGCTGTTTCTGATTCAGAGTCACGGGACCGCACGCATCGGCATTCTGTTCGGGCCGATCATGGTCACCTGGTTCCTTGTGCTGGGTGCATTGGGCGTCTATGGCATCAGCCAGCATCCGGAAGTCCTGGAAGCGATGAACCCGGTGTGGGGCGTCCGCTTCTTCATGAGCCATCCGGGTATGGGCGTGACGATCCTCGGCGCTGTGGTGTTGGCGCTGACGGGCGCTGAAGCGCTGTACGCAGACATGGGCCACTTCGGCCGCAAGCCGATTGCACGTGCGTGGTTCATCCTTGTACTGCCGGCGCTGGTGTTGAACTACTTCGGCCAGGGCGCGCTACTGCTGGGTGATCCGGAAGCGGCTCGCAACCCGTTCTATCTGCTGGCACCGAGCTGGGCGTTGATTCCGCTGGTTGGCCTGTCGACGCTAGCCACGGTAATTGCCTCGCAAGCGGTGATTTCCGGTGCGTTCTCCCTGACCCGTCAGGCGATCCAGCTCGGTTACATCCCGCGCATGCACATCCGACACACTTCCAGCGCCGAACAGGGCCAGATCTACATTGGCGCGGTGAACTGGGCGCTGATGGTCGGCGTGATCCTGTTGGTGATTGGTTTCGAATCCTCCGGAGCCCTGGCCTCGGCCTATGGTGTGGCGGTGACCGGGACCATGCTGATGACCACCATCCTGGTGGCGGCAGTGATATTGCTGTTGTGGAAATGGCCACCGCTTCTCGCCGTTCCGGTGCTGCTCGGTTTCCTGCTGGTGGACGGCCTGTACTTTGCCGCCAACGTGCCGAAAATCGTCCAGGGCGGGGCGTTCCCGGTGATCGCCGGTATTGTGCTGTTTGTGTTGATGACTACCTGGAAGCGCGGCAAGCAGTTGCTGGTCGAGCGCATCGATGAGGGTGGATTGCCGCTGCCGATCTTCATCAGCAGCATTGCCGTACAACCGCCCCATCGAGTTCAGGGCACCGCCGTGTTTCTGACAGCGCGGGCGGATGCGGTGCCCCACGCGTTGTTGCACAACCTGCTGCATAACCAGGTGTTGCACGAGCAAGTGGTGTTGCTGACAGTGGTGTACGAAGATATCCCGCGGGTGCCACCACAACGGCGCTTCGAGGTCGATTCCTACGGCGAAGGTTTCTTCCGCGTAATCCTGCATTTCGGATTCACCGATGAGCCGGACGTACCGCAGGCGCTGAAACTGTGCCACCTCGATGAACTGGATTTCAGCCCGATGCGCACCACCTACTTCCTCAGCCGCGAGACGGTCATTGCCTCCAAGCTCGAAGGCATGGCCCGTTGGCGCGAGGGGTTGTTTGCCTTCATGTTGCAGAACGCCAACGGCAATTTGCGATTCTTCAATCTGCCGCTGAACCGGGTGATTGAGTTGGGGACGCAGGTGGAGATGTAA
- a CDS encoding AcvB/VirJ family lysyl-phosphatidylglycerol hydrolase — translation MIQRSLRYVLGTLVIVALILGGGYWYLKRPAPEPTLELLTPAGGAAMTRVIPGTNPRAQVLVAVNEDQKLSDKQLITLSRSGSAQIVQVILPKDCLLQSRALQSGLRELKGPATLVSGIGPGAVLAWRWLSEQKNDKAYAISVDLALEKGGCTHLLPKSAAHGHWLAAWNDNPDDTSAGFVRDQPNAETSISDYDINLPQVLNNELRKILVGGDKAAGGLQIPVVEVPAGQARDTVTLFLSGDGGWRDLDRDVAGEMAKIGYPVVGIDTLRYYWQHKSPEQSALDLAELMQHYRQKWGTKRFILTGYSFGADVLPAIYNRLAESEQQRVDAIILLAFARTGSFEIEVEGWLGNAGKEAATGPEMAKLPAAKVVCIYGEEETDESGCTDKTAVGEAIKLPGGHHFDENYPALAKRLVDVIEKRQAKETAATE, via the coding sequence ATGATTCAACGCTCCTTGCGGTATGTATTGGGCACGCTGGTGATAGTGGCCCTGATTCTCGGTGGCGGTTACTGGTACCTGAAACGCCCGGCACCGGAACCGACCCTCGAATTGCTGACCCCGGCCGGTGGTGCAGCGATGACCCGTGTCATCCCCGGCACCAACCCGCGCGCCCAGGTGCTGGTGGCGGTCAATGAAGACCAGAAACTCAGCGACAAGCAATTGATCACACTGAGCCGCAGTGGTTCGGCGCAAATTGTCCAGGTGATCCTGCCCAAGGATTGCCTGCTGCAAAGCCGCGCCCTGCAATCGGGCCTGCGAGAACTCAAAGGCCCGGCGACCCTCGTCAGCGGCATCGGCCCTGGCGCCGTGCTGGCCTGGCGCTGGTTGTCCGAGCAAAAGAACGACAAGGCCTACGCCATCTCGGTCGACCTGGCCCTGGAAAAGGGTGGCTGCACGCACCTGTTGCCGAAAAGCGCCGCCCACGGCCACTGGCTGGCGGCGTGGAACGACAACCCGGACGACACCAGTGCCGGCTTCGTGCGCGATCAACCGAACGCCGAAACCAGCATCAGCGACTACGACATCAACCTGCCGCAAGTGCTGAACAACGAACTGCGCAAGATCCTCGTCGGTGGCGACAAAGCCGCTGGCGGCCTGCAGATCCCGGTGGTCGAAGTGCCGGCAGGCCAGGCCAGGGACACCGTGACCCTGTTCCTGTCCGGTGACGGCGGCTGGCGCGACCTCGACCGCGACGTAGCGGGCGAGATGGCCAAGATCGGTTACCCGGTGGTCGGCATCGACACCCTGCGCTACTACTGGCAGCACAAGAGCCCGGAGCAAAGCGCGCTGGACCTTGCTGAACTGATGCAACATTACCGGCAGAAATGGGGCACCAAGCGCTTCATCCTGACCGGCTACTCGTTCGGCGCCGACGTACTGCCGGCGATCTACAACCGTCTGGCCGAATCGGAACAGCAACGCGTCGACGCGATCATCCTGCTGGCCTTCGCCCGTACCGGCAGCTTCGAGATCGAAGTCGAAGGCTGGCTCGGCAACGCCGGCAAGGAAGCCGCCACCGGCCCGGAAATGGCCAAGCTGCCAGCCGCCAAAGTGGTGTGCATCTACGGTGAAGAAGAAACCGATGAAAGCGGCTGCACCGACAAGACGGCGGTGGGTGAAGCCATCAAGCTGCCCGGCGGCCACCACTTCGACGAAAACTACCCGGCGCTGGCCAAGCGCCTGGTGGATGTGATCGAGAAGCGGCAGGCGAAGGAAACGGCTGCTACAGAGTGA